From a single Deltaproteobacteria bacterium GWC2_65_14 genomic region:
- a CDS encoding cysteine desulfurase, producing the protein MPRSTVPIYLDNAATSLPKPGGVAAAVAAAIQRAGNPGRSGHALSIRSARDLFHAREKLAELFGGADSSRFVFTENATVALNLAIKGLLRPGDHAVTTSVEHNSVTRPLRRMQEAGVSVTVVPADSTGAVSAGAVASAIRRETRLVCLVHASNVAGAIQPAAGVVRAARRAGAFTLLDASQTAGSIPISVRDLPVDLLAAPGHKGLLGPQGTGFLYVREGVPLVPLIEGGTGSRSESDRQPDFLPDALESGTPNSVGIAGLGVSLSWLLRKGVETVRRKEETHLAVLLEGMGRIPGVTVFGPRDPFRRISVVSFIVEGKDSGKVGLRLEKEFGILVRAGLHCSPGSHRTLGTFPEGTVRVSPGPFTTRREIVAFLEALRKIAGSRR; encoded by the coding sequence CTGCCCCGTTCGACCGTACCGATCTACCTGGACAACGCCGCAACGTCCCTGCCCAAGCCCGGAGGCGTCGCCGCGGCGGTCGCCGCGGCGATCCAACGCGCCGGAAATCCGGGGCGGTCCGGGCATGCCCTGTCCATCCGGTCGGCGAGGGACCTCTTCCACGCGCGGGAAAAGCTCGCGGAGCTCTTCGGCGGGGCGGACAGCTCCCGATTCGTGTTCACGGAGAACGCCACGGTCGCCCTGAACCTGGCGATCAAGGGGCTGCTTAGGCCGGGGGACCATGCGGTGACCACCTCGGTCGAGCACAACTCGGTAACGCGTCCCCTGCGCAGGATGCAGGAGGCGGGCGTGTCGGTGACCGTGGTCCCGGCGGACTCCACCGGCGCCGTTTCCGCCGGGGCGGTGGCTTCCGCGATCCGCCGGGAGACGCGGCTCGTCTGCCTCGTGCACGCCTCCAACGTGGCCGGGGCGATCCAGCCCGCCGCGGGAGTCGTCCGCGCAGCCCGCCGCGCGGGCGCCTTCACCCTCCTGGACGCCTCCCAGACGGCCGGCTCGATCCCCATCTCCGTCCGGGATCTCCCGGTCGACCTGCTCGCGGCGCCCGGGCACAAGGGGCTGCTGGGGCCCCAGGGAACCGGATTCCTCTACGTGCGGGAGGGGGTGCCGCTCGTTCCGCTGATCGAGGGGGGGACCGGGAGCCGCTCGGAATCGGACCGGCAGCCCGACTTCCTCCCGGACGCTCTCGAGTCGGGGACCCCGAACAGCGTGGGGATCGCCGGGCTGGGCGTCTCCCTTTCCTGGCTGCTTCGGAAAGGGGTGGAGACGGTCCGCCGAAAGGAGGAGACGCACCTGGCGGTTCTGCTGGAGGGGATGGGGCGGATCCCCGGCGTCACGGTCTTCGGTCCGCGCGATCCCTTCCGGCGGATCTCGGTCGTTTCCTTCATCGTCGAGGGAAAGGACTCTGGGAAGGTGGGGCTTCGGCTGGAGAAGGAGTTCGGGATCCTGGTCCGGGCGGGGCTCCACTGCTCGCCCGGCTCCCACCGCACCCTGGGGACCTTCCCGGAAGGAACCGTGCGGGTGAGCCCGGGCCCCTTCACCACGAGGCGGGAGATCGTAGCCTTCCTCGAGGCTCTGCGGAAGATCGCCGGGTCCCGGCGGTAA